The DNA region CATAATAAACATTACTTTTATTGTAGTCAAGTACCATCCCCTGTTTTAGTTTGACTAAAGTTAAAACGAAAAAGTATTTCTCAAGATCTTTAGATATCCAGATTATTATACTTGACAAATTATACTCACATATCCTTAAATTTACAAAAATTAAAGGATATTTCTAATCAAAATACTAATTGTAAGGTTTATGTCCTTTCCTTGAATTGATCAAGTTTTTACACAAAATTGAATAGTAAATATTGACTCTTTTCAGATCTGTATGCAAGTACATTAGGTTTGGTGGGTTGCACAGTAGATGATAAAGTCCACCTGAAAAAAGGCATTAAGTCGGCTGGGATTGCTCGACAATACGCAGGCACAATAGGGAGGGTCGATAACTGCCAAGTTGGGGTGTACTTAGGCCTATGCGCAGATAAGCATGCAAGTATAACCAACGTTAGTTTTTTTTACCAAAAGAATGGACAGACGATGAGGAGCGATGCATCAAAACGGGGATACCTGAGGACATGATTTTTTCTTAACCCAAGCCTGAACTGAGCCTAGAGATGGTCAAGGAGCAAATAGAAAACGGCGATCATTTTGATTTTGCCAACAAAGATGGTTCGTACGGTAACAGGTTTACTTTTAGCAAAGGAGTTAATGCCTTGGGTAAAAAGTACGTGCTTGATGTACATAGCAATCAGCAGGTATATTTGCAGAAACCGGTTATAAGAGTACTCGAACCACAAGCAGGGAAAAGAGGGCGGAAAGCGACCTTGTCGAAACCTGATGTTCAGAGCGTATCTGTGGCTGAATACCAGAAATCACTTCGGGGGTTCATATTACGAAGAGGTCAGGATAAGGACAGATAGTCAATAACCCTACTCCACGTGGCAAGGGTATGGGTATGGGACGTACAAGGAGGAGATTTAGAAGCCATAGAGCAAACCCTCGTTATTCGTAAACCAATGCACAGAAAAGATAAGGCGCAGTACTCCCTGATCAACATCGGGGTAGACGAACAAAGTCCCGAAATGTTTGCATTCATACAAGCACAAAGATTCTGGATTAAAAGGTGCTTTAGAGGCAATAGCCATGATCTGAGAATGTCTGACTATCAAGTCAGGACGTACAAGGGATTTAACAATCATATGGTATTAACCTGTGTTGCCATGCAGTATGTGCAGCGTGAACGAATGAAAAACGCACAAGATTTGCCATTGCTCTCGTACAATGATGTTAGAATTTTACTTGCAAAAAAACACGAGAGAATATCCGTTACGATATATCCACATACAGAATAGAGCAAATATCTATACGCCACAAACAAAGAGCTAAGGATACATTAAGATTATATCAAACCGATCTACCAAAGTAGAATTAACCAATATGAGGTAATAATTGATAGATAATGATCTCATTCGCATAAAAAAACACACCTAACCTGAATATCGAAGTCTTTAAATTACATCTATGATGTTTATTCATTTCTAGGTATAGACATCCCATTTTTTATGATGACTACCCTGATTTCTTACATGTATTCAAAGTTAATACGCCTACCGAATCGTTTAACTCAAAAATAAAGGCTTTTAGATCTATGCAGAGAGGTGTTCGAGATATTCCCTTTTTTATAGGCTAACTATAATTTACGCTTGAAAACTAAATCCACAACTTTTCTATTTGACCTCTTAAAAATCAAACAATGAAAAATATGGTAAAAATAAAAAGGGGCTTAGTAAAATTACTAAAACCCCTAATTTTCTTGTAGCGAGAGGCGGGAATGATCCGCCGACCTCATGATTATGAATCATGCGCTCTAACCAGCTGAGCTACCTCGCCATCGGAATTGAGGTGCAAAAGTATAAAATTATTTTTATCCACCAATTTTTTACTTAATGAAAACAATTTGAAGATATAAGTTTTCTATCTCCTGAATATTCTTCTGAATATCAATATGTGCCAAATTAAAAAACAAGTGTTCATAAAAACATTAGCAATAAAAAAGATTAGTATCCATTTTTTCATATCTTGCAAAAAAAGTAAAAAAAGTAATAAAATTATACTTAAACTGTTTTAATAAAGAATAATAGAAAAAATCATGGAAGATGTAAAAACTTTAAACAGAATTGAACTAGAGTTTGCTTTAAACACCCCTCCTCATTTACTTTTTAATAGACTCTCAACCCCTTCGGGTTTATCTGAATGGTTTGCTGATAATGTTAATGTTTCAGGTAAAACTTATACATTTATTTGGGACAACACGGAGCTTAAAGCTGAACTTCTTGAAAAAAAGGAGAATAAAAATATCAAATTCCGTTGGCTAAGAGAGGGAGCAAGTCCAAAGAGTTTTTTTAATTTTCGAATTATAGTGCACGACCTTACTGGAGAAGTTTCACTTCAGGTTATTGAACAACTCGATGAAAATGAAGATATTAATGAATCAATTTCTCTTTGGAATTCTCAGATTGGAAATCTAAAAAGGATTTTGGGTATTTAGTGCTCTATTCACACTCCTGAAAAACAAATATTTTAGAAAAATCGCTTATTTTTGTCATTGGATTTCTAAAATAATCCTTAATTCACAGTGAAGACCTTATATCGCTTTATCATTAAATCATACATTGGCCCATTGGTGATGACTTTTTTCATCGTCATGTTTATACTTTTAATGCAATTCCTTTGGAAGTATATTGACGATTTAGTGGGTAAAGGGCTAGAATGGAAGGTTATTGCGGAACTATTGCTTTACGCTTCATCAAACCTAGTTCCCATGGCTTTACCCCTATCTACACTCCTTGCCTCATTGATGACTATGGGAAATTTGGGGGAAAATAATGAACTTCTTGCTATGAAATCGGCAGGCATTTCATTACCAAGAATATTAAGTCCGCTCATCTTTATTACAATACTAATTAGTATAAGCGCTTTTTTCTTTTCAAATAACGTACTCCCCTATACAAATCTTAAGATATCTACACTTTTATATTCTGTAAAACAACAAAAGCCCGAATTAGCAATAAAAGAAGGGATTTTCACCACAATTAATGACGTCTATAGCATAAAAATTGCGGAGAAAAACCAAAAGACGAGTTTAATGCGTCGAATAATGATTTATGATCATAGTAAAAATGAGGGTAATTTGGTTATCACCTCAGCAGATTCAGGCTATATAAAAGTTTCTAATGACGAAAAACGATTAGTAGCAACACTTTATAGCGGCAATACTTATGAGGAAAGGATCGAAAGCGCTACAAGTAAATCAGGGAATCGATCGTTTCCATCAACTAGCCAAAAATTTCAAGAACAAGTTATTGTATTCGAGTTACAAGGAAAAGGATTGCAAAAAACTGACGAAGAGCTTTTTAAAAGTAGCGCACAAACTATGAATCTTCATCAACTTGATATTGTAAAAGATTCGTTAAGCAAACAATATAGGTCAAGAGAAAAATCATTTCAGCATAATTTACATTACTCTGTATTCCAAAGGAATAAAAACACAAATAGTAAAGATAGTTTACACAAGAAGATGTTTCTCTTCCCTGATGATTCTCTCTTCAACATATTATCAAATTTAGAGAAGCAAAGAATAATTGATGTTGCAATTTCAAGTGCACGATCAACAAAAAGTTTTATTTCTTCTACTAGTGATGAGTTTTACTCTAAAGGAAAGTACATTGCAAGG from Bacteroidales bacterium includes:
- a CDS encoding YjgP/YjgQ family permease, translated to MKTLYRFIIKSYIGPLVMTFFIVMFILLMQFLWKYIDDLVGKGLEWKVIAELLLYASSNLVPMALPLSTLLASLMTMGNLGENNELLAMKSAGISLPRILSPLIFITILISISAFFFSNNVLPYTNLKISTLLYSVKQQKPELAIKEGIFTTINDVYSIKIAEKNQKTSLMRRIMIYDHSKNEGNLVITSADSGYIKVSNDEKRLVATLYSGNTYEERIESATSKSGNRSFPSTSQKFQEQVIVFELQGKGLQKTDEELFKSSAQTMNLHQLDIVKDSLSKQYRSREKSFQHNLHYSVFQRNKNTNSKDSLHKKMFLFPDDSLFNILSNLEKQRIIDVAISSARSTKSFISSTSDEFYSKGKYIARHKIEWNRKFSLSFACFVFFFIGAPLGAIIRKGGLGMPVVISVFFFVLYYIITISGEKFARELIWQPAAGMWLSSFILLPLGAFLSYKATTDSVIMNPDFYTESFKKILLLYKKIHRKIIGLKPTLPK
- a CDS encoding SRPBCC domain-containing protein, yielding MEDVKTLNRIELEFALNTPPHLLFNRLSTPSGLSEWFADNVNVSGKTYTFIWDNTELKAELLEKKENKNIKFRWLREGASPKSFFNFRIIVHDLTGEVSLQVIEQLDENEDINESISLWNSQIGNLKRILGI